The Petrotoga olearia DSM 13574 genome contains the following window.
AACCCTTTCTTCCTCTTATAAAAATTAAGCCTTCTTTGATGTCTGAAAACATAGATTTAAAAGATATTTTTTGCTTACTTTCAAAATGTGGTACGTAAGTAATAAACATTTCGCTTATAGCAGAAACAACGAAAGAAATTCCATTTATAAGAAACACAACTTTTATTCCACCAAATCCATATATGATTCCTCCAAGGATTGGTCCTATAATATTAGAAATACTATTTATTGAAGAATTTATCGAATTAGCTTTTGTGAGGAAATCAATAGGTACCAAGTCTGGAAGCATCGCATTGGTTGAACCTCCAAAAAAACTGTCTAATATAGAAATAAATACTTGGGCAGTGAAGATAAAGGTGATGCTCATCCAACCTTGATAGGCTGAATATGCCATAAAAAGTATAATTATACCTCGTAAATAATCCAAATTCACCATAATTTTCTTTCGATTTCTTCGATCTCCTAAAACCCCTGCTATCGGTGAAAAAATTAATCCTGGAAGCATGCTTAAAAGGCTAAATGTACCCATAAGCGTCCCAGAACCTGTAAGATCAAGAATATAAAGCGGTAAAGCAATCAGTTGTATGCCAGTTCCTATTAAAGATACAAGCCTACCTGCAGAATATAGCAAAAAGTTTCTTTTTTGCTCATTTGTCATGGAATTTCCTCCTGTTTTAATCTTGTTATAGTATCTTTATTTTATATTTAGCGCCCTTTTGCCCCGCAGCCCAATCCACAATCTACAAGAAAATAATTATTATAATTTTAACATATATTTTTAGGTGGTTCAAACTCGTTTAAGCTCCTTGTCAAATATGGATTACTGTCCTATTTTATGATTGTTTTTCATAAAAATTCTTTAATTCAAATTACTTTTCAAAAAGCATTTTGGATAATTACTCAATGTTTTAGTTCTTGTTTTTCCCCTTAATTTACTTTGCCTTTCGTTAAGAGTTGCTTTGACCTACTTCTGAAATGGGTACTATTCTTTTAATTTAAAATTAATATCTCAAATAATCCAATCCCTCATTTTAATCATACCCTTTTCCATATGATTTTCAAGTGTTTTTTTAATTGGTTTCAAATATGTATTGATAAAGTATTACGGAGATTACTCAAAAAAAACTTATGTTAAAATTATTTACGATGATTCTTATCGGATATAATGCATTTGTCTTTCTTTTGGGTATTATAAGAGGGTTATGATATAATAAAATTTAGAATAAAATATAGAAGCTTCAAGAGTTCTTAACATTCTAAAGGAAGGGGTTTTTGAAGTAAATTTTATTTTATATTTTTGTTGCTATTGGGTAAAGAAAAAGGGGTTGAGAAATGAACATTAAACTACTGGATAAAATTGTGAATAAAGGACAGTTCATAAGACCAATTTTGAATTATGTTGTTCATTACTTAGAAAGTGATAGATCAGATAAAAATAAACACATCGTCAATTACATAAACGTTTTGAAATTAAAATGGGATGTTAAATACGATGAAGCCCTTGAGATAATAGATGAAGAGTTACAGGAGTTGAAAAAAGGTGGTTTGTATTGTCTAATTTTAGTTGAAAAGATAGGTATTTTGGTCAATCTTTCTAGAAATGAAGAAATTAAAGAAGTATTCAATCAATTGAAGGAAGAATTCGAAAAATTTCCTAAGTATTTAAGAGGAATAGTTGTTGAGAATTTAAAGAATGTTCGTGAATTAAATTTTGAAGAAAAAGATTTGCAAACTATTAGAGTTTGGAGTGAAAGTTATGAAAATGCTCCTGCCACCAAAGGTTTCATATTACTATCAAAAGCAAGAGGGAAAAAGAACGAAGAAAGATACGAAGAAGCAGTTTGTTTGAACGTTGAAGCATTTAAGGTTTTAAAAACCATTCCACATCCTTCTGGTATGGTGCAAGCTTTAAATAATATATCTTGGTGGTTGAAAGATGCAAACAAAGAAAAGGCTTTAGCTTTTACTTTTCCATTGGGATTCTACCTTGGTTACTATTTCGATGATAATAACTTTAAAGTTTTCAATTCCCTCGATACTATGTTTCAAGTACAGAAGAATAACAACGATCCTTTGGTTTATGAATCTGCCTTTATCTTTTCAAAGTGTTTATCTCAACTAAATAAAGTGGAAGGTGAATCGATAAAGAATACTTTTAAAGATATCATTAACCAATTAAAGTACTTTGTATTCAATTTGGATAACAACCAACACAGAAGTACACCAAAACTGAGAGATTTCATAAGGAAAGAGCTAGGAAAAGAAAAGATACCCATAGACTCAATGAACGTTTCTGAAAGAACGTTGAAAGAGTTTTTATCTGCAAAGACAAAGCACATTCAACCAAATACCTTGAGAAACATATTAGATGCTCTTGAGTTTGAAATAGATACATCCACACCTATATGTATAATCAAAGAATTGAAAAAGAAGGATATAGATAAGAAGTTTGAGGTAAACCTTGAAAAGTTTAAAAACCTTCCAAAAGAAAGACAAGTATCAGAACTCTTTACATCTTACCTCGTTCATTACTACAAAGAAGAGATCAATCTAAAAAAGATAATTAAAGAGATACAAGATGACAGTTTAATTGAGGAAAGATGTGATTACTACAAGAAAGAGTTAATAAACTCTATCTTTGAAAGAAATCAAAGGAAAGATTTTGATTCTTTACTAACAAACGTTCAAAAACCAAAAATCTACACAAACAAAAATATAACCTTCAACGAACATCCTTTTTATTTGGGAAGGAAAGATGCTGTAAAAAGGTTTATAAAAGACTTAAATAAAAAGAACTTAAAAGAGTTCATGGAAAATTACATTGGCCTTGATACAAGACAAAAAAAGACGATAGAAAAGTTCGTAATGAATTACGGTAGGTACTATGATTTAAAGGTAAAGAATATACCCAAAGAATTCACACCGAAAGTACCAAAAGAGATTGATCCATTCGTGAAAAAATACACGTTGAAAAGAAAGCCTTCTGCTGTTTCTTTTTATGTTTTTGAAGGGGAAGAGAGAGAAGAGTTGGTGGAAATAGTCAAGGCTTTTGGAATTTAGAGGTCCTATCTTTTGAAATGTAGAATTCTAACAATTTCCATAACCTATTTTGGGTTATATTAGACTTTTTAGTCAACACGACACCGTCATGGAGTTGTTTTAGTCTTATGTTCATATTTCGCTTTTTCTACCCATACTTTTTGGAAGAGAACCGAAAGTATTGATAGTATGTACAAAAGTTAATAAATTTGTATAGGAGATGAAAAATTTTGCTTACCCTCATAAAGAATGCAACGGTTTACTCACCGAAACCTTTAGGGAAAAAAGATATATTAATTGGTGGAGAAAAAATCTTAGAATTAGTCGATTCGATAGAATTAAATTCTAATCTTAAAGTTGAGATTATCGACGCGGAAGATTATCTTGTAGTTCCAGGTTTTATAGACTCGCACGTTCATATAATAGGGGGAGGAGGAGAAGGGGGATACACCACAAGGACGCCAGAGATATCTATTTCCAAGATAGTAAGTTCTGGAATTACTACCTTAGTAGGTGTTTTGGGAACGGACAACGCAACTCGTAATATGCAAAACTTAATCGCAAAAGCAAAAGCATTAAAACAAGAAGGAGTAAGCTGCTATGCGTATACAGGTTCTTATCATCTACCTATAAAAACTTTTAGCGGCAGAATCATAGACGATTTAGTTTTCATTGAAGAAATAATAGGTGTTGGAGAGGTGGCAATTTCAGACCATAGAGGTTCCCAACCAACTTTAGAAGAGTTGATAAGATTGACTTCAGAGGCTCGAGTGGGTGGAATTTTATCAAAAAAGGCGGGCATTGTAAATATCCATGTTGGGAGAGGGGAAAAATTAATTCAGATATTGATAGATGTTGTTGAAAATTCAGAATTACCAATCACACAGTTCCTTCCAACTCACATGAACAAGGGAGAAAAAGCTCTTAAAACATGTAAAGATTTTATAGAACTGGGCGGAAGGATAGATTTCACAACTAGTTCATCAAAAAAGAAAGACAAAGACGATCCATCAAAACCATCTAAAGCCTTAAAACTTTTGCTGGATGATGGAGCAAATATTGACAATATATCTTTCTCATCCGATGGGCAGGGGAGTTTACCACAATTCGATGACAAAGGAAATTATTTAGGTTTGGCAGTTGCAGATGTAGCTACACTCTTTGAAGAGGTTAAGGATTGTGTAATACAAGAAGATGTCCCTTTAGAAGAAGCTTTAAAGGTGATAACCGTGAATCCTGCAAATTTTCTTAAATTAGAAAACAAAGGGCAAATAAAAGAAAACTTTGATGCCGATATAGTGTTCTTAGATAAAAGTAATCTGGAAATAAAAAAGGTTATGGCAAAGGGTCGTACTATTTAAAAAATCTTATGGAGGACAGAAAAATGAAAATAACAGATTTAAGATCTGAAAAAATCAAAATTAAACTCAAAAAACCTTTTGTTATTTCGCGAGGAGCAACGGAGTATTGGGATTGGTACGCCACAAGAAATGGCAAATGAAGCAAAAGAAAGTGTCGATAGAGGGTTTAACATATTAAAAATCAAAACCGGTATTGATCTTAAAAACGACGTCGAAGCTATCAGGCTCATAAGAAAAAATGCAGGAGATAACGTAAGATTGAAAATAGATGCCAATCAAGGGTGGAATATACACGATACTTTAACTGCGGGAGCGAGTTTAGTTGCAGCCCAATTTCCACACATCCGAATGGCCGCCTCAGATTGTTTTTACCCCTTTATTAAAAGACTTGGCAAGAGAGATAGTAAAAGACGAAAAGAATCAGTTAAAAAAGGCTAGAAAGATCTATGATTACATAACCCAAAGCGTGATATATTCTTATCTCAGACCTTACGTTCCAAGCATTTCTTAAGGTTGGATCCTTACGATAATCAAATTGGCGAAGCAGAATATCTCGATAAAGCTATAGATAGAGATGATTTTGAAACTATTATGGAAATAATCGAAATACATGAAATTTAAGTTGTCAAGGTTATTGAAAAAAATTTCATATTTTAATTATTCTGGTAATATTTGCTTTTAATTGGTCTTAATCGTTTATAATTCTTTCAAACAGACCCTAATCGGACTTGATATAAATCTTATTTTATGGAATACTATTAATCAGATGATTTACTTTAAACTTTCAAAATAAAAAGCATTTCTATAAATTAAAATTTATTACTTGTGTATTAAGATGAAATGTGATAAAATATAAAAGGAAATTGTTTGGGGAAGTATTGTTAGAGTGTACAAATTCTAATAAATCTGCAAAGGAGGTAGAGGTATGAAAAAGTTTTTTATTATTCTTATGGTTACTTTACTGGGTGTTTTTGCCTTTACTCAGGTTAAAAACCCTGATATGATCTTCGATGCAACACTAAGTGAGCCAGACACCTTGGATCCACACCATGCTTACGACACTTCCAGTGGTGAAGTTATTTTCAACGTCTATGACAACTTGATAGCATACGATGGTGAGAGCTTGTCTGAGTTTGTCCCTATGCTTTCAACGGTTGTACCTTCAGTTGAAAATGGTTATTTGAGAGATGGTGGAACAACATATGTCTTCCCAATAAGAGAAGGTGTGAAATTCCACAACGGTAACGATTTAACAGCTGAAGATGTCGAATACACTTTCGAAAGAGCACTATTGTACAACCCTCCTGGAGGACCAGTATGGATGTACTTAGATCCTATGTTTGGTGTCTTCAGTATTAGAACGTTGGTAGAAGATTATGTAGGTGCTTCATGGGATAATATATTTGATAGTAATATGAATCCAACATCTCCTGAATACGAAGAAGCATTAGTTAATTTCTATTATGACGTAATAGATCCAGCAGTAGAAGTTCAAGGTAACGAAGTTCATGTTCATTTGGCAAGGCCTTTCGCCCCATTTTTGAATGTAATTGCTTCTGGAAGTGGTTGGGGTGCAATATTAGATAAAGAATATTCTGTAGAAATAGGCATATGGGATGGAAATGCCGAAGGTTGGTGGAAGTATCACGGATGGACAAAAGAGCAGTCGCCATACTTTGACCATGCTATGGGAACAGGTCCGTATAAATTGGTTGGTTGGGATCATGCTCAACAAAGGGTAACGCTCGAACGATTCGACGATTACTGGAGAGGTCCTGCCCCAATAAGAAGAGTGATCATTCAAGGTATAGATGAGTGGTCAACGAGAAGGGCCATGCTTGAAACAGGCGATGCAGACATAGCTTATGTTCCTGCTCAATATTTGGATGTTGTGCTTTCTATGGATGGTTTAACTGTTATCCCTGGTACACCTGAGGTTTCAATCACATCTTTAGGGTTCAACTGGCAAGTTGATCCCGAGTCCCCATACATTGGTTCTGGTCAATTGGATGGAAACGGCATACCACCTAATTTCTTTGAGGATCATAATGTTAGATTAGGTTTTGCATATGCCTTTGATTATGATGGTATGATAAATGAAGTTTTGAACGGTTTGGGTGAAAAAGTTCCTACCGCTTTGCCAACTGGATTTTTAGGATTCGATGAAAATCTTCCAACATATGAATTGGACCTCCAAAAGGCTGAAAATTACTTCAAACGTGCTTATAGAGGGAGATTATGGCAAACTGGTTTCAAAATGTCTATTCTGTACAATACAGGTAACGATGCAAGAAGAGTATCCGCAGAAATATTGAGGGATAATTTGGCAAAGATAAATCCTAGATTCCAAGTTGAAGTTAGAGGGGTTCAATGGCCAACTTACTTAGATGAAAGAGAAAATATGATGCTTCCAGTTTACATCATAGGTTGGGTAGCAGATTTTCCTGATCCACATAACTTTATTTTCACCTATTATCATAGTGAAGGTGATTACGGAGGGTACTACGGAGATAATTTTGCGGAATTTGCAAGCTTGCCAAGGCCAGAATTTGGTGGGAAATCACTGAACAAAATGATAGAAGATGCTGCTGTTGAAGCTGACCCTGCTAAAAGAGAACAAATGTATATAGATATTCAAGATTTTGTCATTGAT
Protein-coding sequences here:
- the iadA gene encoding beta-aspartyl-peptidase; translation: MLTLIKNATVYSPKPLGKKDILIGGEKILELVDSIELNSNLKVEIIDAEDYLVVPGFIDSHVHIIGGGGEGGYTTRTPEISISKIVSSGITTLVGVLGTDNATRNMQNLIAKAKALKQEGVSCYAYTGSYHLPIKTFSGRIIDDLVFIEEIIGVGEVAISDHRGSQPTLEELIRLTSEARVGGILSKKAGIVNIHVGRGEKLIQILIDVVENSELPITQFLPTHMNKGEKALKTCKDFIELGGRIDFTTSSSKKKDKDDPSKPSKALKLLLDDGANIDNISFSSDGQGSLPQFDDKGNYLGLAVADVATLFEEVKDCVIQEDVPLEEALKVITVNPANFLKLENKGQIKENFDADIVFLDKSNLEIKKVMAKGRTI
- a CDS encoding MFS transporter, with amino-acid sequence MTNEQKRNFLLYSAGRLVSLIGTGIQLIALPLYILDLTGSGTLMGTFSLLSMLPGLIFSPIAGVLGDRRNRKKIMVNLDYLRGIIILFMAYSAYQGWMSITFIFTAQVFISILDSFFGGSTNAMLPDLVPIDFLTKANSINSSINSISNIIGPILGGIIYGFGGIKVVFLINGISFVVSAISEMFITYVPHFESKQKISFKSMFSDIKEGLIFIRGRKGLKELLLFALVVNFLLAPILTIVLPYVLRQEIGFTSEQYGITQSSFTVGILIGSILIGTIFSKNNPKKSVTLGLTVEAIILFIISGLFFPTIVTRFGGASWTFLIILYINLMIIGVSNAFINIPIDTNMQKMTPTNVRSRVFTVVELVARGAIPVGAQIYGILLDLMRGYQITLFASIVSVIVIILFLRIAPEETFNPKPFTEEV
- a CDS encoding ABC transporter substrate-binding protein, whose amino-acid sequence is MKKFFIILMVTLLGVFAFTQVKNPDMIFDATLSEPDTLDPHHAYDTSSGEVIFNVYDNLIAYDGESLSEFVPMLSTVVPSVENGYLRDGGTTYVFPIREGVKFHNGNDLTAEDVEYTFERALLYNPPGGPVWMYLDPMFGVFSIRTLVEDYVGASWDNIFDSNMNPTSPEYEEALVNFYYDVIDPAVEVQGNEVHVHLARPFAPFLNVIASGSGWGAILDKEYSVEIGIWDGNAEGWWKYHGWTKEQSPYFDHAMGTGPYKLVGWDHAQQRVTLERFDDYWRGPAPIRRVIIQGIDEWSTRRAMLETGDADIAYVPAQYLDVVLSMDGLTVIPGTPEVSITSLGFNWQVDPESPYIGSGQLDGNGIPPNFFEDHNVRLGFAYAFDYDGMINEVLNGLGEKVPTALPTGFLGFDENLPTYELDLQKAENYFKRAYRGRLWQTGFKMSILYNTGNDARRVSAEILRDNLAKINPRFQVEVRGVQWPTYLDERENMMLPVYIIGWVADFPDPHNFIFTYYHSEGDYGGYYGDNFAEFASLPRPEFGGKSLNKMIEDAAVEADPAKREQMYIDIQDFVIDYALVLPLYQPQGLRVHRSWLKGWIDNPIWPGDYYYDYTKVE
- a CDS encoding enolase C-terminal domain-like protein, yielding MANEAKESVDRGFNILKIKTGIDLKNDVEAIRLIRKNAGDNVRLKIDANQGWNIHDTLTAGASLVAAQFPHIRMAASDCFYPFIKRLGKRDSKRRKESVKKG